Genomic segment of Triticum aestivum cultivar Chinese Spring chromosome 6A, IWGSC CS RefSeq v2.1, whole genome shotgun sequence:
ctctccggcTTTGACTATCCCTCTCTAATGGCGTGCACCAGCAACGCGGCAGCAGACTAGCAGTGGGCGAGCGGAGGCGGCTCGCGTGGAAGAGAGGCTTGGCGGCGGCCCATTTGGCCGAGAGCGAGCCGGCAAGGAAGCCGTTGCAGACCTCTGCGCCATGGGGGTGTTCACCGCGGTGCTGACTGTTCTGGTGCTGACTGTTCTGGTGCTGTACGCCGTGCAGTTCGAGAGCTTCATCTTCTTTTGCTAGTAAAAAAGGAGGAAAACTTTTGCTACTGATTGTAAACTGCAATTAGCAAATGCGTGTGTTGCAATGTCGAGTATGAACTCTGAATTGTTGGTGCATGAGCGAGTCTGAACTCTGAATTGTTCGTATATGCCAGAGTCTGAACCAGGAAGGGTGGATGGTAATGGCAATTATTTCTTGTGTATAGTGACAAAATTTATAAATTGTCCAAACTATAATAACAATTGAATTTTCGCTGACAATTCAAATAATTTATTGATAAAAAAATATTGTTCTATTTAAATGTAGCAATTCCGAGAGATAATCTCTCCATTTCTAACCAAATTCATTCCGTTCCATTATCCTAACCAAACACTGGAATGTAGCCATTCCGTTCCACATAATTATCCTAACCGAACATAGGGACGGAACCAACCCGCTCCAGTGGAATGGAACCGTTCCATTCCATTCCACTTCGTTCCCGAACCGAACACACCCTAAGGGTATGGTTAGATCGCCATGGACTGAGATTTAACAAAGTCTTAGTCAaattaaaacatataaaaatgattttttttcatgaATCTTTATGTAAGAGCTCATGAATATAACATCAACCCAGACTTCATTAAATCTCAGTCGGCCAAAATGTCCGACTGAGCAATGCAAAACATACTGTTACTGTTTCACGAGCATAAAACCGTCTGGTTGGGATAAGGACTACATGAATGAATGCTGCTTCCAGATAACCCACAATTAAGTAATTTCGATGGATTTGGATCCGGTGAACATCTCACATGATTGTTGGCTCCTCCACAACGATCGATGCGGCTCAACCGAAGATGAATCTGACGCCTTTACTCATCCAGCCAACTCTGACGGACATGAAATTATAGACGGACGCCTACTTATTCGCGACTCCGATCACCGTACTTCACAGTACACAACACCGCCGCCGCGTATTTCTCTCCGTGCAACGATGCCAGACCACTCGCGCTTCTGTGCGTCCAGCTCGCCATCGTTGCCACCGCCGCGGCGTCGCCGGCGAGGGAAAAGGAGGAGGAGCGGTCCTGCTGCATCGTGCATGTCGCTCGCGCGcacgcgccgccgctgccgtgccGTGGCCTGCTCAATACCCGGGCGTACGCCTCATTCCTGCGTGACCGCATGCCGGCGGACATGTCCCTTCCGGCGCCGCGGGTGCTCTATTCCTACTCCCACGCCGCCACGGGCTTCGCGGCTCGCCTCACGGGTCGCCAGGCCGCGCACCTCGCGGCCCAGCGCTCCGTGCTCGCCGTCGTGCCCGATGTGATGCAGCAGCTACACACCACGCTGACGCCATCCTTCCTCGGCCTGTCGGCATCGTCGGGCTTGCTACCAGCGTCCAACGGCGCCACGGACGTCGTCATCGGCGTCCTCGACACCGGCGTGTACCCCATCGACCGCGCGGAGTTCGCGGCGGGCCcgttgctgccgccgccgcccggcaaGTTCCGCGGTGCCTGCGTCTCGGCTCCGTCGTTCAACGCCTCCGCCTACTGCAATGGCAAGCTCGTCGGCGCCAAGGTCTTCTACGTGGGGTATGAGGTTCAACTTGGAGGCCCGATCAACGAGACGGAGGAGTCCAAGTCGCCGCTCGACACCCTCGGCCATGGCACCcacaccgcctccaccgccgccggctcTGCCGTCCCGGACGCGGCTTTCTACGGCTACGGCAGAGGGAACGCCGTCGGCATGGCCCCGGGCGCGCGCGTAGCCTCCTACAAAGTGTGCTGGAAATGCGGATGCGCAACCTCCGACATCCTCGCGGCGTTCGACGAGGCCATCGCCGACGGGGTCGACGTCATCTCCGCTTCATTCGGCTCCTCCGGCTACGCGGAGCCGTTTTATGTGGACTCCACCGCCGTGGGCGCCTTCAGCGCCGTCCGCAAGGGCATCATCGTCTCTGCCGTAGCGGGGAACTCCGGCCCAGCTGAGTCCACCGGCAACAATATCGCGCCCTGGTTCTTGACCGTCGGCGCGTTCACCATCAACCGCCATTTCCCGGCGGACGTCGTCCTCGGCAACGGCGATACCTTTTCTGGCGCTTCGCTCTACGCTGGCCCGCCGCTTGGCGCTACCGAGACACCGCTCGTGCATGGCCGGACCGTCGGCTCGAAAACCTGCGAAGCTGGGAAGCTGAACGCCAGCTTGGTCGCCGGGAAAATCGTTTTGTGCGACCCTGCCGCAgcgtctaagagcatctccaacagccgcgcaacGCGCCGCGCGCTAAAAATGAAATGAATTGTTTGGGTCTGTCTCCCGTTGTTTCTGTGGATGACGGCGAGCTGGGAGCGACGACACCGCGGGCCTGGCCTAGGTTTGGCAGCGAGCTTTCTCGATGGCTGACTGAGGCTGACTCCGGCCGCTAGCAAAGATGGGCGTGGGTTTGCCGCCTGCAGGTGAGGTGGCTCCGATCCAAGGACGTCGATCGCTGGCGTGGTGAAATTGGAGCGTGGGTTGGGAGTGAGAGGAATTGGAGAAAATGATGTTGCTTTGGCGGCCGGGAAGTCGGAGATGACCGACGAGGAAGAGGGCATGGGAGCTCCGGCCGGCGACGGGATCTTGGGGTCGGCCGAAACAAGTCGTGCGCGTCTGAGGAATATTGTAGAGAACAGATTGGCAGCGACGCAGGACATGTCCTCTCCGCCCGCGTGGACGGGGAGGAAGGAGGGACTCGTTGAGCTTGGCCACGGTGGTGGAGGGGAGGCGGAGCATGCAGGAGGCTGTGTCGAtgcgcggccacacgccggccggCCGGCGACGTGCACTGCACGCCACCCAGGACAGACCACCGCGCGCCttccctggatggatggatggagggTGGGAccgacacgcatgcatgcatgcatctcaAGCAGGAGCAGCTAGCATGACCAGCTTTGACCAATCCTTCCTTCGCTTGTTTCAATCCCGGACGCGGCTTAATTTCTACGGCTCGCTACGCAAGAGGGGAGGGGACGCCGTCGGTCGGCATGGCCCCGGCCGCGCGCGTCGCCTCCCTCCTGTAAAGAAACACGTACGGATGCGCCACCTCCGACATCCTCGCGGCGTACGTTCGACGAGGCCATCGCCGACGGGGTCCACGTCATCTCCGCTTCGTTCGGCTCCTCCGGCTACGCGGAGCCGCTTTATATGGACTCCACCGCCGTGGGCGCCTTCAGCGCCGTCCGCAAGGGCATCATCGTCTCTGCCGCGGCGGGGAACTCCGGCCCAGCTGAGTCCACCGCCATCAACATCGCGCCTTGGTTCCTGACCGTCGGCGCGTCCACCATGCATCAACCGCCGTTTCCCGGCGGACGTCGTCCTCGGCAACGGCGATACCTTTTCAGGCGGTTCACCCTACGCCGGCCCGCCGCTTGGCGCAACCGAGATACCGCTCGTGCATGGCCGGACCGCCGGCTCCAAAAtctgcgaagctgggaagatgaacGCCAGCTTGGTCACCGGGAAGATCGTTTTGTGCGACCCTGCCGTCTTGAATGTTGCGCAAGGAGAGTCTGTCAAACTCGCCGGCGGCGTCGGAGCAATCCTCACGAGCACGAAAGAATTCGGCGAGCTGGTCGTCGGCAGCCCCCACACCTTCCCTACAACAACCGTCACGTTCGCCGCTGCGAAAAGGATTAAAACGTACATGAACAAGACTACGTCCCCGGTCGCGACGATCGTGTTCCGCGGCACGGTCATCGGCCCGACGCCTCCTTCCCCTAGAATGGCATCCTTCTCGAGCCGCGGGCCGAACCTCCACGCGCCGGAGATCCTCAAGCCGGACGTCACGGCACCCGGCGTGGAGATCCTCGCCGCTTGGAccggcgccgcctcgccctcgGGCCTCGACAGCGACACGAGACGAGTGCACTACAATGTTCTATCGGACACATCCATGGCGTGCCCACATGTGAGCGGCATGATGACCACCATGATGACCACCGCGATCAAGTCCGCCATGATGACCACCGCGTACAACGTGGACAATGCCGGCCACGTCATCGGAGACATGGCCACCGGCAAGGCGTCCACGCCGTTCACGCGCGGGGCAGGCCACGTGGACCCCAACCGCGCCCTTGACCCAGGCCTCGTGTACGACGCCGGCACGGACGACTACGTCACCTTCCTGTGCGCACTCGGCTACACCGCTGACGAGGTTGCCGTCTTCACGAGAGACGGCTCGTCGACCAATTGCTCGACGCTCCCGGGTTCAGGCTATGTTGGAGACCACAACTACCCGGCCTTCGTGGCGGTGTTCACCTCGCGCAACGAGACCATCACGCAGCACCGCATGGTGCGCAACATCGGCAGCAATGTGGATGCGACGTACCGAGCCACGGTCACCAGCCCCGCCGGCATGCGCGTCGACGCGAGGCCGCAGAAGCTGCAGTTCAGCACTACGCACAACACACAGGAGTACCAGGTCACCTTCTCTATCCGAGCCGCGGGAAGCATAAAGGAGTACACGTTCGGGTCGATCGCGTGGAGCGACGGAAAGCACACTGTGACGAGCCCCATCGCCATCGCCTGGCGGCCGCCGGTGAACGCTCGAGCGAAGTCGCGGCCATGTGACGTGGATTTTGGTTCCGCGGTTgctttttttttgagcatcagtacagacacaagcgctcatatatacgcgcatacactcacccctatgaacgcacacacgtacaccctacccctatgagcacctctgaaagactgagccggcatatcatcttgagatttacgaagcacCGTAGGCGCTTCGTCGTCGACGGGAAGCGCATCGCCGGaattcctgaaataaatccagaaataatacgagcaccaggatttgaaccctgatgagtTGGAGATACCACtatccacctaaccaactcaaccacaggttgattgaACTGCACACCTCTCGCAGCACCTACCTAGAGGAGTTGCGGCACGGCTCGTCCCGAGTTCTGCAGTTAACGTGTACACCTCTCACGTGGACACGAGCAAACCGTACGTGTACGCACGCAACTGTATATCTTCCTTCCTTCGGTCTGTAAGAAACTGGATGTCTTCCTTCCTTAAGTCTGTAACTGGGCATCTTACATCCTCGCAGAGAACTCCTCTACTCGTTGCTTCGGCAGGTCCTGCAGGACAATGCTATAAAAATACAATCAAGGAAGGCTCCAACAAAAGCATCCAAGTCACGGCTCGAGACGACCAAACGAGAGACGACCTCGATCAAGGTCCAGCGCCCCGCCTCCTTCGCCGACGACCAGAGCGACGCCCTCGGCCCCCTCCTCCCACGGTACTCATGCTCCATGGTATGCCCCTCCTTCGATAAGGTATCTGTCGCGCCCGCGCGATATGACGCTCAAGCGTTTTAGCATTTTTTGATTATATTTGCCTTGGCCTGATTCATGCTCGAGCTTGCTTTTGCTTACAAAAATGCTACACTTATGTAACTATTGCATAAGGGTTTTGTTGTGCACAAAAAGCAATTTTTATCCTCCACCTGACTGTATTCGCTTGCTTGCATTGACAGAAGTTGTGTCGTGCCAAAGGTTGGCCTGAGGTCAATTCATTTAAATTCCTCATGCCCATCTCAGATGTTGTTGATTACGAAAAAAGTTGTGTAAGATCTGATGAATTCCTTACTTAGATCAGCGCGTTGACAGAAGTTATGTCGTGCCAAAGGTTGGCCTGTGGTCAATTCATTTAAATTCCTCATGCCCATCTCAGATGTTGTTGATTACGAAAAAAGTTGTGTAAGATCTGATGAATTCCTTACTTAGATCAGCGCGACACCGTGAATTGCCTTCTTGCATACGCCCATCCTTTATCCTGCTACTAGCAcatgtgcccatgcgttgcaacagtAAACCTTTTGTTAATGAAGCGAATGCAGAACGATAGATCAATTGAAAGTAGAGTTCTTCAGCACGCTAGTTCGAGACATGACATGCTCAAGTGATCCAGGTGAACAACACTAATCTTTGA
This window contains:
- the LOC123129723 gene encoding subtilisin-like protease SBT1.4 — translated: MGVFTAVLTVLVLTVLVLYAVQFESFIFFLHNTAAAYFSPCNDARPLALLCVQLAIVATAAASPAREKEEERSCCIVHVARAHAPPLPCRGLLNTRAYASFLRDRMPADMSLPAPRVLYSYSHAATGFAARLTGRQAAHLAAQRSVLAVVPDVMQQLHTTLTPSFLGLSASSGLLPASNGATDVVIGVLDTGVYPIDRAEFAAGPLLPPPPGKFRGACVSAPSFNASAYCNGKLVGAKVFYVGYEVQLGGPINETEESKSPLDTLGHGTHTASTAAGSAVPDAAFYGYGRGNAVGMAPGARVASYKVCWKCGCATSDILAAFDEAIADGVDVISASFGSSGYAEPFYVDSTAVGAFSAVRKGIIVSAVAGNSGPAESTGNNIAPWFLTVGAFTINRHFPADVVLGNGDTFSGASLYAGPPLGATETPLVHGRTVGSKTCEAGKLNASLVAGKIIVLCDPAVLNVAQGESVKLAGGVGAILTSTKEFGELVVGSPHTFPTTTVTFAAAKRIKTYMNKTTSPVATIVFRGTVIGPTPPSPRMASFSSRGPNLHAPEILKPDVTAPGVEILAAWTGAASPSGLDSDTRRVHYNVLSDTSMACPHVSGMMTTMMTTAIKSAMMTTAYNVDNAGHVIGDMATGKASTPFTRGAGHVDPNRALDPGLVYDAGTDDYVTFLCALGYTADEVAVFTRDGSSTNCSTLPGSGYVGDHNYPAFVAVFTSRNETITQHRMVRNIGSNVDATYRATVTSPAGMRVDARPQKLQFSTTHNTQEYQVTFSIRAAGSIKEYTFGSIAWSDGKHTVTSPIAIAWRPPVNARAKSRPCDVDFGSAHLPRGVAARLVPSSAVNVYTSHVDTSKPELLYSLLRQVLQDNAIKIQSRKAPTKASKSRLETTKRETTSIKVQRPASFADDQSDALGPLLPRCAWVDTNPLMDRTEKARSDKKTGHSGLWKEDRKLPGPAQCDRRHCRFFRPAAGNALLWHRKDPCCRATG